One window from the genome of Dermacentor silvarum isolate Dsil-2018 chromosome 5, BIME_Dsil_1.4, whole genome shotgun sequence encodes:
- the LOC119454572 gene encoding uncharacterized protein K02A2.6-like has protein sequence MKKGARSYVWWPGIDKVIEETERQCRECRSTQKSPPKAPIPTWDCPQTPWHTVHVDFTGPLLGRTYLVVVDAHTKWVEVRHVTQATSAVVIDVLRSLFATFGIPRKVVSDNGKAFISTKIKQFYTANGIQAITSPAYHHATKGQAERNVAELKRALLRDTDKSIQC, from the coding sequence ATGAAAAAGGGCGCAAGGAGCTACGTATGGTGGCCTGGAATCGACAAGGTGATCGAAGAAACGGAGCGACAGTGCCGTGAATGCCGTTCAACGCAGAAGAGCCCACCCAAAGCTCCTATTCCCACCTGGGACTGTCCCCAGACACCATGGCACACAGTGCACGTTGACTTCACGGGGCCACTACTCGGGCGCACCTACTTGGTTGTTGTGGACGCACACACAAAGTGGGTGGAAGTTCGGCATGTGACGCAAGCAACATCCGCGGTTGTCATCGATGTGCTCCGAAGCCTCTTTGCAACGTTTGGCATTCCCCGAAAGGTCGTCTCCGACAACGGAAAAGCCTTTATTTCCACCAAGATAAAGCAGTTCTACACGGCAAATGGCATTCAGGCTATAACATCACCAGCGTACCACCATGCAACAAAGGGCCAGGCAGAACGCAATGTGGCTGAGCTGAAGAGAGCACTCCTGAGGGATACAGACAAGTCCATACAGTGCTGA